In Massilia forsythiae, one DNA window encodes the following:
- a CDS encoding O-antigen ligase family protein — translation MTALLLNFLLVDGHDLQRCTELVLLLVCVARIVSGKQLFQTPATMPWAIRLFLSAFFLLGLVSALAAWSPRHALYEWSSILLLVLLAHVVHAEVARGGGDAVERVLQWVGLACLFYSLRVMLMYAAALANGYQIGIHSLAIGFSNVRFLNHTQTALLPLIILSYQQAPPGGMRRRAWFALAAFWWSLLYVGEARASLVALAAGGVAVLCLRGRHAHGFLRAMMATALAGCALYVLLFVLLPECAGLQPLGNVDNVMARTTSDPASGRQFLWSRAVQLIVAHPWLGVGPLHFAHYGADLKIGAHPHDWILQVAVEWGLPALLCLFGAIGVGMRAFLRAMAGLAQSDRRQQETCVMFLAAILAIMVDALFSGVFVMPQSRLAVVLVVGCAAGWVRALAPQAACSDAPAARRPVTAMLVVFAACLLGWSVAPTLADRARHVPLRGAEQAANSGMHWPRMWEAGYF, via the coding sequence ATGACCGCACTTCTGCTGAATTTCCTTCTTGTCGATGGGCATGACCTGCAACGCTGTACGGAACTTGTCCTGCTACTGGTTTGCGTCGCCAGGATCGTGTCCGGCAAACAGCTTTTTCAGACGCCAGCCACGATGCCGTGGGCAATACGACTGTTCTTGTCCGCGTTTTTCCTGTTGGGCCTGGTCTCTGCGCTGGCCGCCTGGTCGCCGCGCCATGCACTGTACGAGTGGTCGAGCATCCTGTTGCTGGTGCTGCTCGCGCACGTGGTGCATGCCGAGGTTGCTCGTGGCGGAGGCGATGCCGTCGAGCGCGTCTTGCAATGGGTAGGCCTTGCCTGTCTGTTCTATTCGCTGCGTGTGATGTTGATGTATGCGGCCGCGCTTGCCAACGGTTATCAAATCGGTATCCACAGTCTGGCCATCGGCTTCAGTAACGTGCGTTTTCTTAATCACACGCAGACAGCCTTACTGCCACTGATCATTCTGTCGTACCAGCAGGCGCCTCCGGGCGGCATGCGACGCCGTGCATGGTTTGCGCTGGCCGCCTTCTGGTGGTCCCTGCTGTACGTGGGCGAGGCGCGCGCCAGCCTGGTCGCATTGGCGGCCGGAGGCGTGGCGGTGCTCTGCCTGCGTGGCCGTCATGCGCATGGATTCCTGAGAGCCATGATGGCGACGGCACTGGCGGGCTGCGCGCTGTATGTCTTGTTGTTCGTGCTGTTGCCAGAGTGCGCCGGGCTGCAGCCGCTCGGCAACGTGGACAATGTGATGGCGCGTACCACGTCCGATCCCGCTTCCGGCCGCCAGTTCCTCTGGTCACGCGCGGTGCAATTGATTGTTGCACATCCGTGGCTGGGCGTCGGGCCATTGCACTTTGCCCATTACGGCGCCGACCTGAAGATCGGCGCCCATCCGCATGATTGGATCTTGCAGGTGGCGGTGGAGTGGGGCTTACCGGCCCTTTTATGTCTCTTCGGCGCGATTGGCGTGGGGATGCGGGCATTCCTGCGTGCCATGGCAGGCCTGGCACAATCCGACCGGCGTCAGCAGGAAACCTGCGTGATGTTCCTGGCGGCGATCCTGGCCATTATGGTGGACGCCCTGTTTTCCGGCGTGTTCGTCATGCCGCAAAGCCGGCTGGCAGTCGTGCTGGTAGTCGGCTGCGCTGCCGGGTGGGTGCGTGCGCTGGCGCCGCAGGCCGCCTGCAGCGATGCGCCTGCAGCCAGGCGGCCTGTCACGGCGATGCTGGTGGTGTTTGCCGCCTGCCTGCTGGGCTGGTCCGTGGCGCCAACCCTGGCAGACCGTGCACGCCATGTGCCGCTGCGCGGCGCCGAGCAGGCCGCCAATTCGGGCATGCATTGGCCACGTATGTGGGAAGCCGGCTACTTTTGA
- a CDS encoding pilin, whose protein sequence is MKAPKIVKKAEAGFTLIELMIVVAIIGILAAVAIPAYSDYTAKAKAANALSAADPYKTAVAMCGQEAGSVAKCDTTDNPALFPATFTATKEVSAVKVEANGVITLTLADIGKNTSGTNVVFTPTIGDSAVTWKIAAATTNTAVKTVLEKGSIGS, encoded by the coding sequence ATGAAAGCACCGAAAATTGTCAAGAAAGCCGAAGCCGGTTTCACCCTGATCGAATTGATGATCGTTGTCGCGATCATCGGCATCCTGGCTGCCGTCGCCATTCCGGCGTACAGCGACTACACCGCCAAGGCCAAGGCCGCGAACGCGCTGTCGGCAGCCGATCCGTACAAGACCGCCGTCGCCATGTGCGGCCAGGAAGCCGGTTCAGTGGCCAAATGCGACACCACCGATAATCCTGCGCTGTTCCCTGCTACCTTCACTGCCACCAAGGAAGTCAGCGCTGTCAAGGTTGAGGCGAATGGCGTCATTACCCTGACCCTGGCCGACATCGGCAAGAACACGTCGGGTACCAACGTCGTCTTCACCCCGACCATCGGCGACAGCGCCGTCACCTGGAAGATTGCTGCCGCCACCACCAATACTGCTGTGAAAACTGTCCTCGAGAAGGGTTCGATCGGTAGCTAA